One genomic region from Listeria monocytogenes encodes:
- a CDS encoding PepSY domain-containing protein, which translates to MYKKLATVGMTVLLVGALSACSFNDDKDTSSNNSNNETTSSKSSNNESSSDSLQNKSFDMSYEDAINAFKDKHSDAEISSVELEKSLGKYVYKVDGISNDNEYEMKFNAETKEQLSDETDRLDREDAGGVEKENEKLSLDGIKSPKEAMDKAVSEQAGDVTSWKIERELDTTYYEVTVKQDNNKYEIKLNAKTLEILQTEQDD; encoded by the coding sequence ATGTATAAAAAATTAGCAACAGTAGGGATGACGGTATTATTAGTAGGAGCTTTATCAGCATGTAGTTTTAATGATGATAAGGATACATCATCAAATAATAGCAACAATGAAACTACTAGTAGCAAAAGCAGTAATAATGAAAGTTCATCAGATAGCTTGCAAAATAAAAGCTTCGATATGAGCTATGAAGACGCGATTAACGCATTCAAAGACAAACATAGTGATGCAGAAATATCTAGCGTTGAATTAGAGAAAAGCTTGGGAAAATATGTCTACAAAGTTGATGGGATTTCAAATGATAATGAATACGAAATGAAATTCAATGCTGAAACAAAAGAACAACTAAGTGATGAAACAGATCGACTTGACCGAGAAGATGCAGGTGGAGTTGAAAAAGAAAACGAAAAACTTAGCTTAGATGGAATTAAATCACCAAAAGAAGCCATGGATAAGGCTGTTTCTGAACAAGCTGGTGACGTAACAAGTTGGAAAATAGAAAGAGAATTAGATACAACTTATTATGAAGTGACAGTAAAACAAGATAATAACAAATACGAAATCAAACTAAATGCAAAAACTTTAGAAATTCTTCAAACAGAACAAGACGATTAA
- the ssb gene encoding single-stranded DNA-binding protein yields MMNRVVLVGRLTKDPELRYTPAGVAVATFTLAVNRTFTNQQGEREADFINCVVWRKPAENVANFLKKGSMAGVDGRVQTRNYEGNDGKRVYVTEIVAESVQFLEPRNSNGGGGNNYQSGNNNNNYNSGGNNFGQAPTNNGGFGQDQQQSQNQNYQSTNNDPFASDGKPIDISDDDLPF; encoded by the coding sequence ATGATGAATCGTGTAGTACTTGTAGGACGCTTAACAAAAGATCCTGAATTACGTTACACTCCAGCTGGTGTGGCTGTTGCGACTTTTACATTAGCTGTAAATCGCACTTTCACTAACCAACAAGGAGAACGAGAAGCTGACTTTATTAATTGTGTTGTTTGGCGTAAACCGGCAGAAAACGTTGCTAATTTCCTGAAGAAGGGAAGCATGGCGGGCGTTGATGGCCGTGTTCAAACTCGTAATTACGAGGGAAACGACGGTAAACGTGTTTATGTGACTGAAATTGTAGCAGAGAGTGTTCAATTCCTTGAACCGCGTAATTCTAATGGCGGTGGCGGAAATAACTATCAAAGTGGCAATAACAACAATAATTACAATAGCGGTGGAAATAACTTCGGACAAGCACCTACAAATAACGGTGGATTCGGACAGGACCAGCAACAATCTCAAAATCAAAATTATCAATCCACTAATAATGATCCTTTTGCAAGTGATGGTAAGCCAATCGACATTTCTGATGACGATTTGCCATTCTAA
- a CDS encoding accessory gene regulator ArgB-like protein, translated as MSNFTAKVPLSERMADVLISKDRWKDDEEGYLKVKYGLEIILINVMKFALVYGIALVTGLLLQTVTVHLSYLWLRRYSFGLHATKTLNCTLISLMMFVLAPFVFQNIPSNNWIVLGTFGFILLNMFLFAPADTESLPLIGEEHRKTLKRKAMIGTLILTGIALLIPFAEMKTLIMVGSLFQVISINPLTYKLLKRRYRNYEKYE; from the coding sequence TTGAGTAATTTTACTGCAAAAGTCCCTTTGTCAGAAAGAATGGCGGATGTGTTGATTTCGAAAGACCGCTGGAAAGATGATGAAGAAGGTTATTTAAAAGTAAAATATGGACTGGAAATAATTCTAATTAATGTCATGAAGTTTGCTCTCGTATACGGTATCGCCTTAGTAACAGGGCTTTTACTGCAAACAGTGACAGTGCATCTGTCATATTTATGGCTCAGACGGTATTCTTTTGGATTACATGCAACCAAAACATTGAATTGCACGTTAATTAGCTTAATGATGTTTGTGCTTGCGCCATTTGTTTTTCAAAATATCCCCTCTAATAATTGGATTGTTTTAGGTACATTTGGATTTATACTGCTCAACATGTTTTTATTCGCTCCGGCAGACACAGAAAGTTTGCCTTTAATCGGTGAAGAACACCGGAAAACACTAAAAAGAAAAGCGATGATAGGGACGCTAATTTTAACGGGAATTGCGTTGCTAATACCATTCGCAGAGATGAAAACATTAATCATGGTAGGATCTTTGTTTCAGGTGATAAGTATTAATCCACTTACTTACAAACTATTGAAAAGGAGGTATCGGAACTATGAAAAATATGAATAA
- a CDS encoding cyclic lactone autoinducer peptide produces MKNMNKSVGKFLSRKLEEQSMKVADSSMSKACFMFVYEPKSPFVKMQEKNENK; encoded by the coding sequence ATGAAAAATATGAATAAATCAGTTGGTAAATTCCTTTCTAGAAAACTAGAAGAACAATCCATGAAAGTTGCGGATTCTTCTATGAGTAAAGCTTGCTTCATGTTTGTATACGAACCAAAAAGTCCATTTGTGAAAATGCAAGAAAAAAACGAAAATAAATAA
- the rpsR gene encoding 30S ribosomal protein S18: MAGGRRGGRRRKKVCYFTSNGITHIDYKDVELLKKFVSERGKILPRRVTGTSAKYQRKLTVAIKRSRQMALLPFVAEEK, translated from the coding sequence ATGGCTGGAGGACGCAGAGGCGGACGCCGTCGGAAAAAAGTATGTTACTTTACTTCCAATGGTATTACGCATATCGACTATAAAGATGTAGAACTTCTTAAAAAATTCGTTTCCGAACGTGGTAAAATTTTACCTCGTCGTGTAACTGGAACAAGCGCTAAATATCAACGTAAACTTACTGTTGCTATCAAACGCTCACGCCAAATGGCATTACTACCATTTGTTGCTGAAGAAAAATAA